A genomic window from Zalophus californianus isolate mZalCal1 chromosome 13, mZalCal1.pri.v2, whole genome shotgun sequence includes:
- the TOR2A gene encoding prosalusin isoform X2 codes for MAAATRGCRPWGSLLGLLGLVSAAAAAWDLTSLHCHFGTFCECDFQPDFQGLECDLAQHLAGQHLAKALVVKALKAFVQDPAPTKPLVLSLHGWTGTGKSYVSSLLAHYLFRGGLRSPHVHHFSPIIHFPHASHMERYKKDLKSWVQGNLTACSRSLFLFDEMDKLAPGLIEVLLPFLGSSWVVFGTNYRKAIFIFISNTGGEQINQVALEAWRGRRDREEIRLQELEPVISQAVLDNPHHGFWRSGIMEERLLDVLVPFLPLQRHHVRHCVLNELAQLGLEPREEVLQAVLESTTFFPEEEQLFSSNGCKTVASRIAFVL; via the exons ATGGCGGCTGCGACTCGCGGCTGCCGGCCCTGGGGCTCGCTCCTCGGGTTGCTAGGGCTGGTCTCGGCCGCGGCCGCCGCCTGGGACCTGACTTCGCTGCATTGCCACTTCGGCACCTTCTGCGAATGTGACTTCCAGCCCGACTTTCAGG GTCTGGAGTGTGACCTGGCTCAGCACCTGGCCGGCCAGCACTTGGCCAAGGCATTGGTGGTGAAGGCACTGAAGGCCTTCGTGCAGGACCCAGCCCCCACCAAGCCACTGGTCCTCTCCCTGCATGGCTGGACAGGCACTGGCAAGTCCTACGTTAGCTCCCTTCTGGCGCACTATCTCTTCCGGGGTGGCCTCCGCAGCCCCCATGTTCACCACTTTTCCCCCATCATCCACTTCCCCCATGCCAGCCACATGGAGCGCTACAAG AAAGATCTTAAGAGCTGGGTCCAGGGAAACCTCACAGCCTGCAGccgctccctcttcctctttgaCGAGATGGACAAGCTGGCCCCAGGCCTGATAGAGGTCCTGCTACCTTTCCTGGGCTCCTCCTGGGTTGTGTTTGGGACCAACTATCGCAAAgccatcttcatcttcatcag CAACACTGGTGGCGAGCAGATCAACCAGGTGGCCCTGGAGGCGTGGCGTGGCCGCCGGGACCGGGAGGAGATCCGCCTGCAGGAGCTGGAGCCCGTCATCTCCCAGGCTGTGCTGGACAACCCACACC ATGGCTTCTGGCGCTCAGGCATCATGGAAGAGCGTCTCCTAGACGTCCTGGTGCCCTTCCTACCACTGCAGCGGCACCACGTGCGGCACTGCGTGCTCAACGAGCTGGCCCAGCTGGGCCTGGAGCCAAGGGAGGAGGTCCTCCAGGCCGTGCTGGAGAGCACCACCTTCTTCCCTGAGGAAGAACAGCTCTTTTCCTCCAATGGCTGCAAGACTGTGGCCTCCAGAATTGCCTTTGTCCTCTGA
- the TOR2A gene encoding prosalusin isoform X1 yields MAAATRGCRPWGSLLGLLGLVSAAAAAWDLTSLHCHFGTFCECDFQPDFQGLECDLAQHLAGQHLAKALVVKALKAFVQDPAPTKPLVLSLHGWTGTGKSYVSSLLAHYLFRGGLRSPHVHHFSPIIHFPHASHMERYKKDLKSWVQGNLTACSRSLFLFDEMDKLAPGLIEVLLPFLGSSWVVFGTNYRKAIFIFISNTGGEQINQVALEAWRGRRDREEIRLQELEPVISQAVLDNPHRFGAPGCHATSLSPPQTLPTLPLPADGFWRSGIMEERLLDVLVPFLPLQRHHVRHCVLNELAQLGLEPREEVLQAVLESTTFFPEEEQLFSSNGCKTVASRIAFVL; encoded by the exons ATGGCGGCTGCGACTCGCGGCTGCCGGCCCTGGGGCTCGCTCCTCGGGTTGCTAGGGCTGGTCTCGGCCGCGGCCGCCGCCTGGGACCTGACTTCGCTGCATTGCCACTTCGGCACCTTCTGCGAATGTGACTTCCAGCCCGACTTTCAGG GTCTGGAGTGTGACCTGGCTCAGCACCTGGCCGGCCAGCACTTGGCCAAGGCATTGGTGGTGAAGGCACTGAAGGCCTTCGTGCAGGACCCAGCCCCCACCAAGCCACTGGTCCTCTCCCTGCATGGCTGGACAGGCACTGGCAAGTCCTACGTTAGCTCCCTTCTGGCGCACTATCTCTTCCGGGGTGGCCTCCGCAGCCCCCATGTTCACCACTTTTCCCCCATCATCCACTTCCCCCATGCCAGCCACATGGAGCGCTACAAG AAAGATCTTAAGAGCTGGGTCCAGGGAAACCTCACAGCCTGCAGccgctccctcttcctctttgaCGAGATGGACAAGCTGGCCCCAGGCCTGATAGAGGTCCTGCTACCTTTCCTGGGCTCCTCCTGGGTTGTGTTTGGGACCAACTATCGCAAAgccatcttcatcttcatcag CAACACTGGTGGCGAGCAGATCAACCAGGTGGCCCTGGAGGCGTGGCGTGGCCGCCGGGACCGGGAGGAGATCCGCCTGCAGGAGCTGGAGCCCGTCATCTCCCAGGCTGTGCTGGACAACCCACACC GCTTTGGCGCTCCTGGCTGTCATGCAACCTCCCTGAGCCCACCACAGACCCTTCCCACATTGCCCCTTCCTGCAGATGGCTTCTGGCGCTCAGGCATCATGGAAGAGCGTCTCCTAGACGTCCTGGTGCCCTTCCTACCACTGCAGCGGCACCACGTGCGGCACTGCGTGCTCAACGAGCTGGCCCAGCTGGGCCTGGAGCCAAGGGAGGAGGTCCTCCAGGCCGTGCTGGAGAGCACCACCTTCTTCCCTGAGGAAGAACAGCTCTTTTCCTCCAATGGCTGCAAGACTGTGGCCTCCAGAATTGCCTTTGTCCTCTGA
- the TOR2A gene encoding prosalusin isoform X3 has protein sequence MDKLAPGLIEVLLPFLGSSWVVFGTNYRKAIFIFISNTGGEQINQVALEAWRGRRDREEIRLQELEPVISQAVLDNPHHGFWRSGIMEERLLDVLVPFLPLQRHHVRHCVLNELAQLGLEPREEVLQAVLESTTFFPEEEQLFSSNGCKTVASRIAFVL, from the exons ATGGACAAGCTGGCCCCAGGCCTGATAGAGGTCCTGCTACCTTTCCTGGGCTCCTCCTGGGTTGTGTTTGGGACCAACTATCGCAAAgccatcttcatcttcatcag CAACACTGGTGGCGAGCAGATCAACCAGGTGGCCCTGGAGGCGTGGCGTGGCCGCCGGGACCGGGAGGAGATCCGCCTGCAGGAGCTGGAGCCCGTCATCTCCCAGGCTGTGCTGGACAACCCACACC ATGGCTTCTGGCGCTCAGGCATCATGGAAGAGCGTCTCCTAGACGTCCTGGTGCCCTTCCTACCACTGCAGCGGCACCACGTGCGGCACTGCGTGCTCAACGAGCTGGCCCAGCTGGGCCTGGAGCCAAGGGAGGAGGTCCTCCAGGCCGTGCTGGAGAGCACCACCTTCTTCCCTGAGGAAGAACAGCTCTTTTCCTCCAATGGCTGCAAGACTGTGGCCTCCAGAATTGCCTTTGTCCTCTGA